The following nucleotide sequence is from Peribacillus sp. ACCC06369.
TTCCTCATCATGCAAATGGTCCCTGGAGATCCGGCAACACTGCTTGCAGGTGAAGGAGCGACTAAAGAAACGATTGAATCACTGCGACATGAGCTTGGCTTGGATCGCCCAATCCTTTATCAATACGTCGACTATATCATTCATGCTGTTCAAGGAGACTTTGGGGAATCACTCCGCAGCAGCCGTCCTGTTTTGGATGAAATCATGGTCCGCTTGCCAATCACCCTTGAACTGGCACTCGCCAGCATTTTCATAACCGTTGTCCTTGGTATGCTTGCAGGGATCATCTCGGCAACCAAGCAATACTCGGCAGCTGACATTTCCATCATGATCGTTGCTTTACTGGGAATCTCTTTACCTAGTTTTTGGCTGGGTCTGATGCTTATCTACTTCTTTTCCGTAAACCTTCATTGGTTTCCGGTTTCAGGTTGGGGAACCATCAGGCACATGATTCTGCCAGCGATAACCCTTGGGGCCGGCGGAGCGGCCATAGTTGCCAGGATGACCAGGTCGAGCATGCTCGAAGTCGTTCGCCAGGACTACATCCGGACAGCAAGAGCCAAGGGATTAAAAGAATATGTCATCATTTATAAACATGGCCTGAAAAATGCGCTTATCCCCGT
It contains:
- the nikB gene encoding nickel ABC transporter permease, which encodes MFVFIIRRVFQTIPVLLGVSLVVFLIMQMVPGDPATLLAGEGATKETIESLRHELGLDRPILYQYVDYIIHAVQGDFGESLRSSRPVLDEIMVRLPITLELALASIFITVVLGMLAGIISATKQYSAADISIMIVALLGISLPSFWLGLMLIYFFSVNLHWFPVSGWGTIRHMILPAITLGAGGAAIVARMTRSSMLEVVRQDYIRTARAKGLKEYVIIYKHGLKNALIPVITVVGLQFGALLGGTVLTESVFAINGLGRLIVDAIRTRDLPMVQGGVLIASVIFVFMNLAVDVLYRYFNKRIDLN